The nucleotide sequence GACAGTTCACATACACCTGGGTAAAAAAGTAAGAACAATAAGCATTGTAAGCCTGCAGTCCAGTACCCTGTGATTCTTAGAACGGGAAAATTCGACCCATTTACGGTTTACTCATCAACGGAGAGATTCAGGCTGTGTTCTACCTCAGACGGTTAAGATGGGTCAAACTGGTTGATAGTCTCCAAAGCCTTTTTTTCAATGTATTGAATAGAACACCTAAACCAATCAATGCAAGAGCATTATTTTGTTATCATAGTTAACACGTTATCTATTTACAGTTTTTACAGTTTTAAATCCCACCAGACTCCCCCATTTTATTTGCAGCATTTTAAAAGAGCTACGTAGTTTAAAAATGCACCAAACATGACTATAAAGAAATATTTACCGCACCAGAATATCTGTATTCTCGTCTATTGTGGCCAGTGTAACAAGCTGTGATATAACTCGCTGAGCTACTTGTGTATTCATTGGTTGGCCAACAAAAAAAATACAATTCCTGAATAATACGGTAGACAGATCCAAAGGTCCCCCTGGAGTCATGACAGTAGGCATTATTGGTGGGGGAGCCCCTCTTCTACCCACAACTGGACTGTAACTGCTTAATTTtagatcaaataataataaatattctaGATTTAGGATAAATAAGTTGATGACACTACAGTTCGATCTCATATAAGCTCATTTCTTCAAGTGGTAACTCAAAGTTTTGGGCTTTACTTGATAAACCTGTCAACACAACATATAGTCAATATTCAAAACaacaatatgaaattttacttGATAAGCACGTTCATATAGCTTATCATACTAGGTTCAAACCAGGTACAATAAACACAAGAAATATATGAAGGAAACAAATAACCTCCATCCCTTCAAAAATAAAATACGTCAGAGTATCGATTTCCGATGTAAAACGAGTTACTTCTCATCTTCCCAACACATTAAAAATCATACACAACTTAACATGATCTATCATTTTGCTTTGCAATTGAtaaaatgatagtagtaataaaCTAATAATAGATAACGAATAATAGTGTCAGGGTTCATTAGAAAAAAAGAAGCCAGCATACACTTTAAACCCTAAATAAGCCTGACTAGTTCTTCAAAATTAAACAGCATAAAAAATTACAGTAGTTATACATATAAATGCATTTATTAAACAATAATTCAACAATTTACAGCTTACTGATTTTCGATAAATCACCATACGGACTCGGTAACGCACAAACAGTTGCTTTTAACTTTGAGCTTCTGCTGGATAAACCAAATTATATTCGAAACTGAACAATCAGGTATGAAATGAAATTGAAGAAATAATAGAATCATACTTTATATACCTTTGAGTAAAAAGTGAGGTAGAAGAGGACTGCTTGTGGTGAGAAATATTGGAGAAGGTGAAGGAAGTTGATAGGGCGGATGCTGCCATTATTGTTACTGTTTTGCAACTGTTTTTTTGCAGGTAAAAGAATAAACTAGATTTGTGTTAAGCGGTTTGCAGCGAATTAGTTTCATTTTAACGATGGTATATGATTACACAGTTTTCGACCTCAAAGTTATCGAAAACACAATATAAATTGTCAATATAATCTATAATCTGCTATTAACAAAAAGAAAAGACTAATCGAAACCACAATATAAACCCATGATGTAATCTATAATTCTATAATCtactattaaaaaaaaaagttaatctGTTGAGGGTTACACACCGCAACTTCCTTCTCTGTTAAACGTTCTTCACCATCAACAACATCCTTCAAATAAAGTTTTTGTAATACAAATATAGCAACAAACAATAAAAACAACGAAATTTGAAAATAAATGTAGACAATactgagttgtaatcacttgcatccattaaTTTGCTTGAAACCGAagtgaccaatgagagcgcgacatgtggcgcgaaaatcacatgtgattgggaaaaaaattaaaaaaaaaaatttacgaaaaaaaaaattttcgcaatttttttaaattttttttttttgcgatttttatttttttttacaatcacaggtgattctgcatgtcaatcacatgtgattatgcatgtcaaatccaatcacatgtgattatgcatgtcaatcacatgtgattatgcatgttaaattcaatcacatgtgatagtacaattcaatcacatgtgattgtgcaggttaATAACATGTGATTGtagaaaaaaaatttcgaaaaaaaaaattagaaaaaaaattaaaaaaaatttgttttttctaaaaaaaaaaatttttgaatttttttttccaatcacatgtgatttcgcgccacatgtcacgcTCTCATTGGTTCCTttgatctcaacttaatttatgaactcaaatgaatattcctcagaCAATACTATATACTACGGAGTATATTTCGGAGTAGTAAAAAGGGGAAAAAAAAAGATTAAGAATGCGTTAAAAATGGAACGGAAACATGTACGTGTGTGTATGTATGAGAGGTAGTCCGAAATATTGTTTATTGTACGTGTATTTATACGTAGGAGATGTAGCacgaaatatttagcgtttttttaaagatACCAGTTTCGTGTATAGTTAGTCACATTGTGTTCGTTAAATTTTTTTAAGGTGAACTGAAAGGAcccgtgatgtgtgcgaggtgtagtacgaaatactattatttttattacaaaatacgatacaaattacacaagttttatttatttatttatggaatatacctaaaccttgctacaacacttgtgtacctaatcgtagagtagtgtagtttttagtaagtccggttcgttccacagggagctagtgacacgtactatatttttaacaactatatatatatatatatatatatatatatatatatatatatatatatatatatatatatatatatatatatatatatatatatatataagtagtaataatattatataaaaggggggttttaccgtttaatgaccggtttgtcgattttatattttaagcgtaaagataaatgacgataattaaaatgcgtaaaataaataacaatatttaaaatgacaatgacagtaaataaaagtacgatgagatataaaataaaacaattatgcttatttaaacttccgtaaccatgatgtttgacgttttgattttaatttattactcttgggttaattgtcctttgtcctggattatttgaaacatatctggtttttgtccataatagttcatcggtcataattataaaatgctcgtcaaattaaccttattcccgaagtcaaatattccaactaattagggattcaaactataacaaggttttaatactttgtttaatgattacacaggttatcgactgcgtgtaatccaaggttttaatactttgttaacaattacaccaattatccttgtatgtaatcc is from Rutidosis leptorrhynchoides isolate AG116_Rl617_1_P2 chromosome 10, CSIRO_AGI_Rlap_v1, whole genome shotgun sequence and encodes:
- the LOC139871190 gene encoding ATP-dependent Clp protease proteolytic subunit 6, chloroplastic-like; its protein translation is MAASALSTSFTFSNISHHKQSSSTSLFTQSRSSKLKATVCALPSPYGDLSKISLSSKAQNFELPLEEMSLYEIELYSPVVGRRGAPPPIMPTVMTPGGPLDLSTVLFRNCIFFVGQPMNTQVAQRVISQLVTLATIDENTDILVRCSIQYIEKKALETINQFDPS